In Microvenator marinus, one genomic interval encodes:
- a CDS encoding OsmC family protein, which produces MKAKISWQDGVSFKIETGSGHTIITDGPEESGGQNLGPRPMELVLVGVGACSSYDVVSILKKGREDVQGCVCEIQAERVAEPPRVFEHLNMHFVVSGRNLTSSKVERAVALSAEKYCSASIMLSRGGVKITHSFEVIEIE; this is translated from the coding sequence GTGAAAGCGAAAATCTCTTGGCAAGATGGCGTATCTTTCAAAATTGAGACGGGTTCGGGACATACCATCATTACGGATGGTCCAGAGGAGTCTGGAGGCCAGAACCTTGGCCCTAGGCCCATGGAGCTCGTGCTTGTTGGCGTAGGTGCGTGTTCTTCCTACGATGTGGTTTCGATTCTAAAGAAGGGGCGAGAAGACGTGCAAGGGTGCGTGTGCGAGATTCAAGCTGAACGCGTTGCGGAACCTCCGAGGGTCTTTGAGCATCTGAACATGCATTTTGTGGTCTCTGGCCGCAACCTAACCTCCTCCAAGGTAGAGCGTGCCGTGGCCCTTTCCGCCGAAAAATATTGTTCGGCATCCATCATGCTCTCCCGCGGCGGTGTGAAGATTACGCATTCTTTTGAAGTTATTGAAATCGAGTAG
- a CDS encoding response regulator, protein MKNGEEQSEMSGDSWSLRWDPRRWREGLLSLCVQYAFYSGILVYIPSVVLAYKHEMWGVVWLDTVAMMLVASLFVFRRLAFRIRAFGFLLVLYALTIGMLVWVLPVSGVFMMGYSVFATLLMGRKAGYVAIFFNFLGMMAVGAWVAMGRMPLGNGLVPPTVEWVVITANYMIINSLIVIAIGAVINTLEKAWLSEQRALDDAEESERRFSQIARNIQEVFYIQDAKTGGLVYASPLFSTLWGQEFSKIGSWEDLMRLIHPEDAERVGLGLEERKRGHSNELEFRIGAGNNAVWVRDRGYPVMEADELVRVVGTMREFTEQKHLQEELFKTQRLESIGNLASGIAHDLNNVLSPILMSVDVLKSRVKDPELKGTLAALESSAKRGAGLIRQILGLGKGASGAKVSISPAKVVDDVRKIVQETFPRDVELVWDVQGDVWNVMGDEVHLQQIVMNFLVNARDAVSGKGTIQLTMRNAREAGGDFVELHVKDDGHGIPEDLHEKIFEPFFSTKGVGKGTGLGLSTTYSIVRQMGGEIELKSKPGEGALFSVRFPATRELALTSSDDLHTGLRGRGELILLVDDDEQIVTVTKGVLEEFGYRVITAKNGAEGVSKFAMNRDALALVVSDMNMPVMNGPAMIRAIKALKADVKVIGVTGLRDDETRPEECHRFLNKPFSSQLLLANIRELIDESLRETPGDLNTLPSRISSDELDVMTRSRKILVVEDELILGELTSQTLRKAGHKVTWVKNGQAALEEIDSGEFDVVISDIHLPQLNGAELFEAVREKRPDLKFIFTTGDHKLPESLRSYVGKGVAAMYKPFTVNDLKSTIFRVLEN, encoded by the coding sequence TTGAAGAACGGGGAAGAGCAATCCGAGATGAGCGGGGATAGTTGGTCTTTACGGTGGGATCCGAGAAGGTGGCGAGAAGGGCTTCTTAGCCTTTGTGTCCAGTATGCGTTTTACAGCGGCATCCTAGTCTACATTCCGAGTGTGGTGCTCGCGTATAAGCACGAGATGTGGGGCGTTGTTTGGCTCGATACAGTAGCGATGATGCTCGTCGCCTCGCTCTTCGTGTTTCGTAGGCTCGCGTTCAGAATTCGCGCATTTGGCTTCTTGCTAGTTTTGTATGCGCTCACGATTGGCATGTTGGTCTGGGTCCTGCCGGTGTCCGGGGTCTTCATGATGGGGTATTCGGTTTTTGCGACGCTCCTTATGGGGCGCAAAGCCGGTTATGTCGCGATTTTCTTTAATTTCTTGGGGATGATGGCAGTCGGTGCTTGGGTGGCGATGGGCCGCATGCCTCTTGGGAATGGGTTGGTCCCACCTACAGTGGAGTGGGTGGTCATCACAGCCAACTATATGATCATCAACTCGTTGATTGTCATTGCGATTGGAGCTGTGATCAACACCCTTGAAAAGGCTTGGCTCTCGGAACAACGCGCTTTGGATGATGCCGAAGAAAGCGAGCGGAGATTCTCGCAGATCGCCAGAAATATTCAGGAGGTCTTCTATATCCAAGACGCTAAGACGGGTGGTCTGGTCTACGCGAGCCCCTTGTTCAGCACGCTCTGGGGCCAGGAGTTTTCCAAGATAGGGTCTTGGGAAGACCTGATGCGCCTGATTCATCCCGAGGATGCTGAGCGGGTCGGACTGGGGCTCGAAGAGCGCAAGCGTGGGCACTCCAACGAGCTCGAGTTCAGAATTGGGGCTGGCAACAACGCAGTTTGGGTTAGGGATCGCGGATATCCGGTCATGGAAGCGGATGAGTTGGTTCGTGTTGTGGGAACGATGCGAGAGTTCACGGAGCAAAAGCATCTCCAGGAAGAACTCTTCAAAACTCAACGTTTGGAGAGTATCGGAAACCTTGCGAGCGGCATCGCGCACGACCTGAACAACGTGCTCTCGCCGATTTTGATGTCCGTCGATGTGCTGAAGAGCAGAGTCAAAGACCCGGAGCTCAAGGGAACTCTTGCTGCCCTTGAGAGCAGCGCCAAAAGAGGAGCAGGACTCATTCGTCAAATTCTCGGACTCGGAAAGGGCGCGAGCGGCGCGAAGGTCTCAATTTCTCCGGCCAAGGTTGTGGATGATGTGCGAAAGATCGTGCAGGAGACTTTTCCTCGCGATGTCGAACTCGTCTGGGACGTGCAGGGCGATGTTTGGAATGTGATGGGCGATGAGGTTCATCTTCAACAGATCGTGATGAACTTCCTTGTGAACGCGCGTGATGCGGTCTCTGGAAAAGGGACGATTCAGCTCACGATGCGAAACGCTCGCGAGGCGGGCGGAGACTTTGTGGAGCTCCATGTCAAAGACGACGGCCATGGAATTCCAGAAGATTTGCATGAGAAGATTTTTGAGCCGTTCTTCTCAACGAAGGGCGTTGGTAAAGGCACCGGCCTAGGGCTCTCAACGACATATTCAATTGTTAGACAGATGGGGGGGGAAATCGAATTGAAATCTAAACCGGGTGAAGGGGCCTTATTCTCCGTGCGTTTTCCTGCGACACGTGAACTAGCGCTCACGTCGAGTGACGACCTGCACACAGGCTTGCGGGGCCGCGGCGAACTCATACTCTTGGTCGACGATGACGAACAGATTGTGACCGTGACCAAAGGGGTTCTCGAAGAGTTTGGATATCGGGTCATCACGGCGAAGAATGGTGCGGAAGGCGTGTCGAAGTTTGCGATGAATCGTGACGCTCTAGCTCTGGTTGTCTCGGATATGAACATGCCCGTGATGAATGGACCGGCGATGATTCGCGCCATTAAGGCTCTGAAGGCGGACGTCAAGGTGATTGGCGTGACAGGACTCAGGGACGACGAAACTCGCCCAGAAGAGTGTCATCGATTCCTCAACAAGCCCTTCTCTTCTCAGCTCCTCTTGGCCAATATTCGGGAATTGATCGATGAAAGTTTGCGAGAAACACCAGGGGATTTGAATACCCTTCCTTCGCGGATTTCGTCCGATGAACTCGATGTGATGACACGTTCTCGCAAGATTCTGGTTGTTGAGGATGAACTCATTTTGGGTGAGTTGACTTCGCAGACGTTGAGGAAGGCGGGACACAAAGTTACCTGGGTCAAGAACGGTCAAGCAGCGCTTGAGGAAATCGACTCCGGTGAGTTTGATGTGGTGATTTCCGATATTCATCTTCCGCAACTTAACGGGGCTGAACTCTTCGAGGCAGTGCGCGAAAAAAGGCCAGATCTGAAGTTCATCTTCACGACAGGAGACCATAAGTTGCCGGAGAGCTTGAGGTCCTATGTGGGAAAAGGGGTGGCAGCTATGTACAAACCATTTACTGTCAACGACCTTAAGTCGACGATATTTAGGGTGCTTGAAAACTGA
- a CDS encoding RCC1-like domain-containing protein, with translation MTKHPPHIFGLLLALTLAILVNTFTKAAEMPALLGLEVPDFMLLEAQGYPGFRKISVSRHNACGINDIDQTITCWGWNWTGQSQPPAQAKFLEVSTGPKFSCGILVDNTLKCWGLDDAGRTSPPKGKFKAVTVGVDHACALNNQGKPRCWGESTFYQLYEVPEETRFKSISAGLKHTCGIRLEDDTVQCWQADLYSGADPPKDVRFRTIRAGTQSTCGTRLDDGVLTCWGRPVRASRKLPNLFDKSPIDVPLQSISDGCGLTSAGTIRCWLPRKHLEASPPLFEKLDGSCGIASGSKALYCYRNDSTSSWKRVSKRKFKEVSGGSARCGIRADDSVICFNLLGRGSLEVTDDAYRNIVAARRFACAIRKSDSRVKCWGNTELPETQPPDTAFDSISAGERRVCGIRSSDSQIECWGRSGIQIPTGKYSKVLSWFGVCAIREDKTVACWGHQRLANVPKGEFKDLSMGLSQACALTLEGELICWGEVVRNFKPGP, from the coding sequence ATGACGAAACACCCTCCCCATATTTTCGGTCTTCTACTCGCGTTGACGCTGGCAATACTCGTTAACACGTTCACCAAAGCAGCCGAAATGCCCGCGCTCTTGGGACTTGAGGTCCCCGACTTCATGCTCTTGGAGGCCCAAGGATATCCTGGCTTTCGAAAAATATCGGTGAGTCGACACAACGCCTGTGGAATCAACGACATAGACCAAACAATCACGTGTTGGGGGTGGAATTGGACCGGCCAGTCACAACCACCAGCGCAAGCAAAATTCCTCGAAGTGAGCACTGGTCCAAAATTCTCGTGCGGCATCTTGGTAGATAACACCCTAAAATGTTGGGGCCTTGATGATGCCGGCAGAACCTCCCCTCCCAAGGGTAAATTCAAAGCCGTCACGGTAGGGGTGGACCATGCCTGCGCGTTGAACAATCAAGGAAAACCAAGATGTTGGGGAGAGTCCACTTTCTACCAACTCTACGAGGTACCCGAAGAGACACGATTCAAATCCATTAGTGCTGGACTAAAGCATACATGTGGAATTCGGCTTGAGGATGACACCGTGCAGTGCTGGCAGGCAGACCTTTACTCTGGAGCAGACCCTCCCAAAGATGTGAGGTTTCGCACCATTCGCGCAGGCACTCAATCCACATGCGGAACACGATTGGACGATGGAGTCTTGACCTGTTGGGGGAGGCCAGTCAGGGCATCAAGAAAGCTTCCTAACCTCTTCGACAAGAGCCCCATCGACGTACCGCTACAAAGCATTAGCGACGGTTGTGGGCTCACGTCGGCCGGCACAATTCGTTGTTGGCTGCCTCGAAAACACCTTGAAGCTTCGCCACCTCTATTCGAAAAACTCGACGGCTCATGTGGTATCGCCTCCGGTTCAAAAGCACTCTATTGTTACCGCAACGACTCGACCTCCAGTTGGAAACGCGTCTCAAAGCGAAAATTCAAGGAGGTTTCTGGAGGGTCCGCGAGGTGCGGTATCCGCGCCGACGACTCGGTGATCTGCTTTAACTTGTTGGGCCGAGGGAGTCTTGAAGTCACCGACGATGCCTACAGGAATATTGTGGCCGCCAGGCGCTTCGCCTGTGCCATTCGGAAATCGGATTCACGAGTCAAATGTTGGGGTAACACCGAGCTCCCAGAGACTCAACCACCAGACACAGCATTCGATAGCATCAGTGCGGGTGAGAGAAGAGTCTGTGGCATTCGTTCATCAGATTCGCAGATCGAGTGCTGGGGCCGTAGCGGAATACAGATACCCACGGGAAAATACAGCAAGGTATTAAGTTGGTTCGGTGTTTGCGCGATTCGAGAGGATAAGACGGTTGCATGCTGGGGACACCAGAGGCTAGCAAACGTGCCCAAGGGGGAGTTTAAAGACTTGAGTATGGGTTTAAGCCAGGCTTGCGCATTGACCTTGGAAGGTGAACTGATTTGCTGGGGAGAAGTTGTTCGAAACTTCAAACCGGGTCCTTGA
- a CDS encoding methylated-DNA--[protein]-cysteine S-methyltransferase codes for MSDYETIKRAIEFLDSRHTPPGLEELATFLGLSVFQTQRLFARWAGISPKRFTQAIVAEKARLKLLSQENVLQTSLDVGLSGPGRLHDLTVNVYGATPGEIRTLGADLTITWGYAESPLGLALIAATPRGICALSFLDNESDEGPLARLKKEWCSATLYRDDTRAEELSALIFSGFRGEIADPIHVYVQGTNFQIRVWRALLEIPSGEISSYGEIAEKVQSPRASRAVGGAVGANPVAVLIPCHRVLRSNGDLGGYHWGLERKRILLALELKDPV; via the coding sequence ATGTCAGATTATGAAACCATCAAGCGCGCCATTGAGTTCTTAGACTCGAGGCACACGCCTCCGGGGCTCGAAGAGCTCGCCACATTCCTAGGCTTGAGCGTGTTTCAGACGCAGAGACTCTTTGCGCGTTGGGCCGGAATTTCTCCCAAACGATTTACGCAAGCTATTGTAGCGGAAAAGGCTCGACTGAAGCTCCTGAGCCAAGAGAACGTACTTCAAACAAGCCTCGATGTGGGACTTTCTGGGCCGGGTCGACTTCATGATTTGACGGTGAATGTCTACGGAGCAACGCCCGGCGAGATTCGAACACTTGGGGCTGATCTGACCATTACGTGGGGTTATGCTGAATCGCCCCTCGGTCTTGCGCTAATTGCAGCCACGCCCCGTGGAATCTGCGCGTTGAGTTTCCTCGATAATGAGTCAGATGAGGGGCCTCTTGCGCGCCTGAAGAAGGAATGGTGCAGTGCAACATTGTACAGGGACGACACCCGGGCCGAGGAACTTTCAGCCCTCATCTTTTCCGGATTCCGTGGCGAAATCGCTGACCCTATCCACGTTTATGTGCAAGGTACAAACTTTCAGATTCGCGTCTGGCGTGCACTTCTAGAGATTCCTAGCGGTGAGATTTCATCGTACGGGGAAATCGCCGAGAAAGTTCAGAGCCCCCGGGCGAGCCGCGCTGTGGGCGGAGCCGTCGGGGCGAACCCTGTGGCGGTCTTGATACCGTGTCACCGAGTCCTGCGCTCAAATGGGGACCTTGGCGGCTACCATTGGGGGCTTGAAAGAAAGAGAATCTTGCTGGCCCTCGAACTCAAGGACCCGGTTTGA
- the ric gene encoding iron-sulfur cluster repair di-iron protein — MLSKRATVNEIAAEYPVSTRIFQRHKINFCCGGSVPLAEACANKGIEVQTVVAEIEREIELASPEELETWLNRPTGELIEHILTKYHRPLDDALPHLEFLATKVARVHGELDPTLLDLAYNVVQLKEELESHFIKEEQVLFPAILAGEAEKLACPIAVMLRDHEDAERHLEAIRELTHDYQKPPHACGSWRALWDGLYELERSLQEHIHLENTVLFPRVGPPA; from the coding sequence ATGCTGAGCAAACGAGCAACCGTCAACGAAATTGCCGCTGAATACCCAGTCAGTACCCGAATCTTTCAGCGCCACAAGATTAACTTCTGCTGCGGAGGCAGTGTTCCACTCGCAGAAGCATGTGCAAACAAGGGTATCGAAGTTCAAACGGTGGTGGCTGAAATCGAGCGTGAAATAGAACTCGCAAGCCCCGAGGAGCTTGAGACATGGCTGAACAGGCCCACGGGTGAGTTGATTGAGCATATTCTGACGAAGTACCATCGCCCTCTCGACGACGCTCTGCCGCACTTGGAGTTCCTTGCGACCAAAGTGGCTCGTGTTCATGGCGAACTCGACCCTACCCTTCTGGATTTGGCCTACAATGTGGTGCAACTCAAGGAAGAGCTTGAGTCACATTTCATCAAGGAAGAACAAGTCCTCTTTCCCGCGATTTTGGCCGGGGAGGCCGAAAAGCTGGCGTGCCCAATCGCCGTGATGCTGCGCGATCACGAAGACGCAGAGCGACATCTCGAAGCGATTCGAGAGCTCACCCACGATTATCAAAAACCACCGCACGCCTGTGGTTCATGGCGAGCCTTGTGGGATGGACTCTATGAGCTCGAACGGTCACTTCAGGAACACATTCACTTGGAAAATACCGTACTTTTTCCTCGGGTTGGTCCACCGGCTTAA
- a CDS encoding N-acyl-D-amino-acid deacylase family protein, with product MILVKDGLVFDGTGEPGFRTNIIIKAGRIHEFADEVDEAQFDKVIDAKGCWVMPGFLDTHTHYDAEILAGPGLHESVRHGVTTVCIGSCSLSTILSPPEDCADFFTRVEALPREHVLPALEKYKTWTSPKEYIEGLESRPLGPNVACFLGHSDMRCAAMGLGRSVDASVRPSKEELAQMEAWLNEALDAGYLGMSTMTNPWDKVGGERFTSSKLPSTYATWAEYRHFHKILRKRGRILQSAPNITTKYNVFAFLAETASFWVRRPLKVTLISAADTKADPWLSTLVTTTTGWWNKLLGADLKWQTVPMPFEVYADGMDLVVFEEFGAGEAALHLADELERNELLKDEDYRREFRRDYEKRWSPRVWHRDFYDATIVECPDETWVGKTFGEVADEQKLHPVDAFLDLVVEHGTKLRWKTTIANHRSEKLVKLASDKSVHVSFSDAGAHVRNMAFYNFALYYLKSVWDAERAKTPVIPIEKAIRKVTGELADWYQIDAGYICPDDRADLVIVNPDGLDDSLGGYHEAPMEMMGGLERMVRRNDDAVVATLISGHVVYERGQFSEDLGAKRLGSFLRVGEPSP from the coding sequence ATGATTCTCGTCAAGGATGGTTTAGTTTTCGACGGAACGGGTGAACCCGGTTTCAGGACCAATATCATCATCAAGGCGGGCCGGATTCATGAGTTTGCAGACGAGGTTGATGAAGCGCAATTCGACAAGGTGATTGATGCCAAAGGGTGTTGGGTAATGCCAGGGTTTCTGGATACCCATACGCACTATGACGCTGAGATTTTGGCTGGCCCGGGACTGCACGAGTCCGTCAGGCATGGCGTGACCACGGTGTGCATCGGGTCTTGTTCCTTGAGTACCATTTTGAGCCCGCCCGAAGATTGCGCGGATTTCTTCACGAGGGTCGAAGCGCTCCCGCGTGAACACGTGCTCCCAGCCTTGGAGAAGTACAAAACGTGGACGTCTCCAAAGGAGTATATCGAGGGACTTGAGAGTAGGCCGCTTGGACCAAACGTGGCGTGTTTCCTGGGTCACTCGGATATGCGTTGCGCTGCGATGGGGCTTGGAAGGTCGGTGGACGCAAGTGTTCGGCCGAGCAAAGAGGAATTGGCGCAAATGGAGGCCTGGCTTAACGAGGCGCTCGACGCGGGATATCTGGGGATGTCCACCATGACCAACCCCTGGGACAAGGTTGGCGGCGAGCGGTTTACGTCCAGCAAATTGCCCTCGACCTATGCGACCTGGGCTGAATATCGGCATTTCCACAAGATACTGAGGAAGCGTGGGCGAATCCTTCAAAGCGCGCCCAATATCACGACGAAGTACAATGTTTTTGCGTTTCTAGCTGAAACGGCCAGTTTTTGGGTTCGGCGCCCACTCAAGGTGACCCTCATCTCGGCAGCTGATACCAAGGCCGATCCGTGGCTGTCCACACTTGTGACGACCACCACGGGTTGGTGGAACAAGCTTCTGGGCGCGGACCTGAAGTGGCAGACGGTACCCATGCCTTTTGAAGTGTATGCGGACGGAATGGACCTTGTGGTCTTCGAAGAGTTTGGGGCAGGTGAGGCCGCACTGCACCTCGCCGATGAGCTGGAGAGAAACGAGCTGCTCAAAGACGAGGACTATCGGAGAGAGTTCCGTCGAGACTATGAAAAGCGGTGGTCTCCCAGAGTTTGGCATCGCGATTTCTACGATGCCACTATTGTGGAATGCCCCGATGAAACTTGGGTTGGAAAGACCTTTGGCGAAGTTGCAGATGAACAAAAACTACATCCGGTAGATGCGTTTTTGGACCTCGTAGTGGAGCACGGAACTAAGCTTCGGTGGAAGACCACCATCGCAAATCACCGGTCTGAAAAGCTCGTGAAACTCGCCAGCGATAAGAGTGTCCACGTGAGTTTTTCCGATGCGGGTGCGCATGTTCGCAATATGGCATTCTACAATTTTGCCCTCTACTACCTCAAGTCCGTTTGGGATGCGGAACGTGCAAAAACGCCCGTCATCCCTATCGAAAAGGCGATTCGTAAAGTGACTGGAGAACTCGCCGATTGGTACCAAATTGATGCGGGCTATATCTGTCCGGACGATCGCGCGGACCTTGTCATTGTGAACCCAGACGGGTTAGACGACTCGCTCGGCGGGTACCATGAGGCACCGATGGAGATGATGGGGGGCTTGGAACGAATGGTTCGTCGCAACGACGACGCTGTAGTCGCGACACTCATCTCGGGCCACGTTGTGTATGAGCGCGGCCAATTCTCAGAAGACTTGGGTGCCAAGAGGCTTGGTTCCTTCCTGCGGGTTGGAGAACCAAGCCCGTAG
- a CDS encoding efflux RND transporter permease subunit: protein MNLIDLTIRRPVFTSVLMLMLVVFGGWAYNKVGVDLYPDVDVPVVTVTAVYPGADPLTIESRVVEPLEEAINGVSGLEELRSTSSENVAVVVAQFALEVNGDQAAQDVRDKVASILAQLPEGVEAPVIQKLDLGAQPIISLVLSAPVETRELTNFAEDEVKARLQKIQGVGNIDIVGGSEREFHVDINPIALESFGLSVTDVASTLQAQNVELPGGRIITATTEFGLKTVGEVHSAQAIGQLIIASQDGRAVRISDVAKVLDTSEEKRSHASLNGTSAVTITVTKQSGANTVEVARNARSEVEEITRALPEGWTLDMPVDNSVFIERTIGDVQFDLVFGAILAILIILFFLRDWRATLVSALALPTSVIATVFFIYVMGFTFNTLTMLALTLSIGILIDDAIVVIENIHRHMEMGKSAWEAAQEGTKEIALAVLAITLSIVAVFVPVAMMKGIIGRFFFQFGLTVAFAVAMSLFVALTLTPMLSARVLKEAHHKPGRIGAFLERILEALDRGYEALARKSLSHPFVVLALALGAFVFSLGLFTKLPVEFTPAEDRGEFIVFAEYPPGTRLEDTIQIMEDVASTIRESPGVELTLATIGGGVQGQVNKGTIHVEILDSKSREFSQEEAIRYFRERISGFPGTYAIEPLANVSSGSGRQATLQYVLQGNDMESLDATADRVIDRMLEAGVYVDVDKSSRPGKPELSVAIDRVRAADLGVPVADIALAIRMLYAGDKATEIATDGERFEVKVRMDESLRHDPGQILGLKVRSRKTGQLVPLSNFVEVKDTLGPAQIERMNRQRQITIFANLDGIALGAAMQEVGTIVEEVSPDGVSGALSGTSKNLEETLGYMIEALILAIVLIYLILAAQFESWIHPLTIMVSLPLSLIGAFGALVIFGMPMSIFTMIGFIMLMGLVTKNAVLMVDYTNVLRAEGLDRFEALVKAGTVRLRPILMTTAAMIGGMMPVALAMSSGGEVRAPMAVAVIGGLVTSTFLTLIVIPVVYTFLDRLSEILRKSPSLT, encoded by the coding sequence ATGAACCTCATTGACTTAACGATTCGCCGACCCGTATTCACAAGCGTCTTGATGTTGATGCTCGTTGTCTTTGGTGGCTGGGCTTACAACAAAGTTGGTGTCGATCTCTACCCCGATGTGGATGTTCCGGTGGTAACGGTCACGGCTGTTTATCCTGGAGCTGACCCTTTAACGATTGAATCTCGCGTTGTTGAACCGCTTGAAGAGGCGATCAACGGGGTAAGTGGTCTCGAAGAATTGCGTTCAACGAGCTCGGAAAACGTGGCCGTGGTCGTTGCTCAGTTCGCGCTAGAGGTCAACGGTGACCAGGCAGCTCAGGATGTTCGCGACAAGGTCGCGTCAATTCTTGCTCAGCTTCCAGAAGGTGTAGAAGCCCCGGTTATCCAAAAGCTTGACCTCGGGGCTCAGCCCATCATTTCTCTCGTGCTCTCCGCACCTGTCGAGACCCGAGAACTCACGAACTTCGCGGAAGATGAGGTGAAAGCGAGACTCCAGAAGATCCAGGGAGTCGGTAATATTGATATTGTGGGTGGAAGTGAAAGGGAGTTTCACGTCGATATCAATCCAATTGCGCTCGAATCTTTCGGATTGAGCGTGACTGACGTTGCCAGCACTCTGCAGGCTCAAAACGTGGAGTTGCCGGGTGGACGTATCATCACTGCGACCACCGAGTTTGGCCTGAAGACCGTGGGTGAAGTTCACTCAGCCCAGGCAATCGGGCAGCTTATCATCGCTTCCCAAGACGGGCGTGCGGTGAGGATCAGCGACGTGGCGAAAGTCCTCGATACATCTGAGGAGAAGCGCTCGCACGCTTCGCTAAATGGAACATCAGCCGTGACCATCACGGTCACCAAGCAGTCCGGCGCCAACACAGTCGAAGTGGCGCGGAATGCGCGCTCCGAGGTCGAGGAGATTACCAGGGCGCTGCCTGAGGGTTGGACTTTGGACATGCCGGTCGATAACTCGGTTTTCATCGAGCGAACCATCGGTGACGTTCAGTTTGACCTGGTTTTCGGCGCGATCTTGGCCATTCTTATCATCCTCTTCTTCCTGAGAGATTGGCGAGCAACGCTCGTTTCGGCGCTTGCTCTGCCAACATCGGTCATCGCCACAGTCTTCTTCATCTATGTCATGGGCTTTACTTTCAACACCTTGACGATGTTGGCTCTCACGCTCTCCATCGGAATTCTCATCGATGACGCGATCGTGGTCATTGAAAACATCCACCGCCATATGGAGATGGGAAAGTCTGCTTGGGAGGCGGCACAGGAGGGCACCAAAGAGATTGCGCTTGCTGTGCTCGCCATCACGCTTTCGATCGTGGCTGTGTTCGTTCCGGTTGCCATGATGAAAGGCATCATCGGCAGATTCTTCTTTCAGTTCGGACTCACGGTAGCGTTTGCCGTGGCGATGTCTCTCTTTGTGGCATTGACTCTAACTCCAATGCTCTCTGCCCGTGTCCTCAAAGAAGCCCATCACAAACCCGGAAGAATAGGTGCATTTTTGGAACGTATTCTTGAGGCGTTGGATCGAGGCTACGAGGCGCTTGCTCGCAAATCTCTTTCTCATCCTTTTGTGGTGTTGGCGCTGGCGCTAGGCGCATTTGTCTTCTCCCTTGGACTCTTCACGAAACTGCCCGTGGAATTCACGCCTGCCGAAGACAGAGGTGAGTTCATCGTGTTTGCCGAATATCCTCCAGGGACGCGATTGGAGGACACGATTCAGATCATGGAAGATGTCGCGTCTACTATCCGGGAGTCTCCTGGCGTTGAACTTACGCTTGCTACCATTGGAGGCGGGGTTCAGGGGCAGGTCAACAAGGGGACGATTCACGTGGAGATCCTCGACTCGAAATCGCGCGAATTCTCTCAGGAGGAAGCTATTCGGTACTTTCGAGAGAGGATAAGTGGGTTTCCAGGGACATACGCCATTGAACCGTTGGCAAACGTCTCTAGCGGTTCCGGACGTCAGGCCACTCTGCAATACGTGCTGCAGGGAAATGATATGGAAAGCCTTGATGCGACGGCTGATAGAGTCATCGACCGAATGCTAGAGGCCGGAGTCTATGTAGATGTAGACAAGTCTTCTCGACCTGGAAAGCCGGAGCTAAGCGTTGCTATCGACCGCGTACGTGCCGCAGACCTCGGTGTGCCTGTGGCAGATATCGCACTGGCGATTCGGATGCTCTACGCAGGAGACAAGGCTACCGAAATTGCGACTGATGGAGAGCGATTCGAGGTTAAGGTAAGAATGGATGAGTCATTGCGGCACGATCCAGGCCAAATTTTGGGGTTGAAGGTCAGGTCGCGAAAGACAGGTCAGCTCGTCCCACTCTCGAATTTCGTGGAAGTCAAAGATACACTGGGGCCTGCCCAGATCGAGCGAATGAACCGTCAGCGCCAAATCACAATCTTCGCCAACTTGGATGGCATTGCGCTAGGTGCTGCCATGCAGGAGGTCGGGACAATAGTAGAAGAAGTCAGTCCCGATGGGGTCTCGGGTGCGCTTTCGGGTACATCAAAGAACCTCGAGGAGACCCTTGGCTACATGATCGAGGCGTTGATTCTAGCGATTGTTCTGATCTATCTGATTCTAGCCGCGCAGTTTGAGAGTTGGATACATCCGTTAACTATCATGGTTTCTCTTCCGCTTTCGCTCATCGGTGCGTTCGGAGCGCTGGTCATTTTTGGCATGCCAATGAGTATTTTCACTATGATTGGCTTCATCATGTTGATGGGTCTGGTGACGAAGAATGCCGTCTTGATGGTGGACTATACCAACGTGTTGAGGGCTGAGGGACTTGATAGGTTCGAGGCTTTGGTCAAAGCCGGTACCGTCCGCCTTAGACCAATCCTCATGACGACCGCGGCCATGATTGGAGGAATGATGCCAGTAGCGCTCGCAATGTCTTCTGGCGGTGAGGTTCGAGCGCCCATGGCCGTTGCTGTGATTGGGGGCCTCGTAACGTCCACGTTCCTAACCCTCATCGTAATTCCCGTGGTGTATACCTTCCTTGATCGTCTAAGTGAGATTCTTAGGAAGAGCCCCTCTTTGACATGA